The following are encoded together in the Methanosarcina flavescens genome:
- a CDS encoding heat-shock protein, with product MPGTINSRNPNSQSVFENSFVKTLSIAVLMGIFLVDMGLGLFEIFSTKESPLPTAVVLLIFAVIFIAGMVFYEKQGLDTLSSLVGGALAGFGFSFVFVSLVGGVQFALGGGISTIGWDQVISAVAASMIASVVILKALSYKLQNHLY from the coding sequence GTGCCTGGTACTATTAACAGCAGAAACCCTAACTCCCAGTCGGTCTTTGAAAATTCGTTTGTGAAAACCCTTTCTATTGCGGTTCTCATGGGCATATTCCTAGTTGACATGGGGCTTGGGCTTTTTGAGATTTTTTCCACAAAAGAAAGTCCACTGCCTACTGCAGTCGTACTTTTGATCTTTGCTGTGATATTTATTGCAGGTATGGTTTTTTACGAAAAACAGGGGCTGGACACTCTCAGCTCTCTTGTTGGAGGAGCGCTTGCAGGTTTCGGTTTTTCCTTTGTCTTTGTGTCGCTTGTAGGCGGCGTGCAATTTGCACTGGGAGGAGGGATCTCGACAATTGGGTGGGATCAGGTGATTTCAGCAGTCGCAGCTTCCATGATTGCAAGCGTTGTAATACTCAAAGCACTCTCATATAAACTTCAAAATCACCTTTACTGA
- the grpE gene encoding nucleotide exchange factor GrpE has protein sequence MKIFDKEGNTDSREDTQAEAGDPDAKNFGSSEEEAKEAQGSPEEAPASSETEKSPEALCREENEILKDQLLRLAADFDNFRKRTARQIEENRKAVLEQVLLDFLEVTDNFDRALKSAKTAEDMSSIASGIEQLSKQFFSILEKYGLERIESEKSSEFDPHKHEAVQHVETSELPDNTIVEVYKAGYALNSKVIRPAMVSVARNPNETEE, from the coding sequence ATGAAAATATTCGATAAAGAAGGAAATACCGATTCTAGAGAAGATACCCAGGCTGAGGCTGGAGATCCTGATGCTAAGAATTTTGGTTCTTCGGAGGAAGAGGCTAAAGAAGCACAGGGTAGTCCCGAAGAGGCTCCTGCCAGTTCCGAAACTGAAAAAAGCCCTGAGGCTTTGTGCCGGGAGGAGAACGAAATTCTCAAAGACCAGCTTCTTCGGCTTGCAGCAGATTTTGACAATTTCAGAAAACGGACCGCCCGCCAGATAGAGGAAAACCGAAAAGCTGTGCTTGAGCAGGTACTTCTCGATTTCCTTGAGGTAACGGACAATTTCGATCGTGCTCTCAAATCTGCAAAGACTGCAGAGGATATGAGCTCGATCGCCAGCGGAATAGAACAGCTTTCAAAACAGTTTTTCTCAATCCTCGAAAAATATGGGCTTGAGAGGATCGAGAGTGAAAAATCCAGCGAATTCGACCCTCACAAGCACGAAGCAGTTCAGCATGTCGAGACCTCTGAACTTCCGGACAATACAATAGTAGAGGTTTACAAAGCCGGATACGCTCTTAACTCGAAAGTTATCAGGCCTGCTATGGTCTCAGTGGCCAGAAACCCAAATGAGACAGAGGAATAA
- the dnaK gene encoding molecular chaperone DnaK, producing MAKILGIDLGTTNSCMAVMEGGEAVVIPNAEGARTTPSVVGFSKKGEKLVGQVAKRQAISNPENTVYSIKRHMGDANYKVTLQGKQYTPQEISAMVLQKLKTDAEAYLGEAIKQAVITVPAYFNDAQRQATKDAGTIAGLEVLRIINEPTAASLAYGLDKGEIEQTILVYDLGGGTFDVSILELGGGVFEVKSTSGDTHLGGDDFDQRIVNYLLAEFRKIEGIDLSKDKAVLQRLTDAAEKAKIELSSVASTNINLPFLTVGPDGEPKHLDIDLTRAQFQKMTEDLLEKTLVSMRQALSDAKLTPNDIDKVILIGGATRMPAVVELVENFTGKKPYKNINPDEAVAIGAAIQAGVLGGEVKDILLLDVTPLTLGIETLGGISTPLIQRNTTIPTKKSQIFSTAADNQPSVEIHVLQGERGIASENKTLGRFTLDGIPPAPRGVPQIEVTFDIDANGILHVSAKDLGTGKEQSISIQKPGGLTDAEIERMIKDAELHAEEDRKRKEEVETRNNAEALINAAEKTLKEAGDAATEDQKSKVNAAIDDLKKALEGKDSEEIKAKTEALQEAVYPISTAMYQKAQQAQQAAGGAGSADAKSPDETVVDADYEVVDDEKRK from the coding sequence ATGGCAAAAATACTGGGTATTGACCTTGGTACTACTAACTCATGCATGGCAGTAATGGAAGGCGGGGAAGCTGTCGTGATCCCTAATGCCGAAGGCGCCAGGACAACCCCGTCAGTGGTTGGATTTTCCAAAAAAGGAGAGAAACTTGTAGGTCAGGTCGCAAAGAGACAGGCTATTTCAAACCCTGAAAACACTGTTTATTCCATTAAGAGACATATGGGAGACGCCAACTACAAGGTGACCCTTCAGGGAAAGCAATACACACCGCAGGAAATTTCTGCAATGGTTCTCCAGAAACTTAAAACCGATGCAGAAGCTTATCTTGGAGAGGCAATCAAACAGGCTGTTATTACAGTTCCTGCTTATTTCAATGACGCCCAGAGGCAGGCTACAAAGGATGCAGGGACAATTGCAGGTCTTGAAGTCCTCAGAATTATCAATGAACCGACTGCCGCATCCCTTGCTTACGGGCTTGATAAAGGCGAAATTGAGCAAACTATTCTTGTCTACGACCTAGGAGGCGGAACCTTTGATGTATCCATTCTTGAGCTTGGAGGCGGAGTCTTTGAGGTAAAATCCACAAGCGGCGATACCCATCTCGGAGGAGACGACTTCGACCAGCGCATTGTTAACTACTTACTTGCCGAGTTCAGAAAAATCGAGGGAATAGACCTTTCCAAAGACAAGGCAGTGCTCCAGCGTTTAACCGATGCAGCAGAGAAAGCAAAGATCGAACTGTCCAGTGTCGCAAGCACCAACATCAACCTTCCCTTCCTTACAGTTGGTCCAGATGGGGAACCAAAGCACCTTGATATTGACCTTACCAGAGCCCAGTTCCAGAAGATGACCGAGGATCTTCTTGAGAAAACTCTCGTATCCATGCGCCAGGCTCTCAGCGATGCAAAGCTTACGCCAAACGATATCGACAAAGTAATTCTGATCGGAGGCGCTACAAGGATGCCTGCGGTAGTCGAGCTTGTAGAGAACTTCACGGGCAAGAAACCCTACAAGAACATTAACCCTGACGAAGCCGTTGCAATCGGGGCAGCCATCCAGGCCGGTGTGCTCGGGGGCGAGGTAAAAGATATCCTGCTGCTTGATGTCACTCCTCTCACCCTTGGAATTGAGACACTTGGAGGCATATCAACCCCATTGATCCAGAGAAATACGACAATTCCGACCAAGAAGAGCCAGATATTCTCAACGGCAGCTGATAATCAGCCCTCGGTAGAGATTCATGTCCTTCAGGGAGAAAGGGGGATTGCTTCCGAAAACAAAACCCTTGGGCGTTTTACTCTTGACGGCATCCCACCAGCTCCTAGAGGCGTCCCACAGATCGAAGTTACCTTTGACATTGACGCAAATGGTATCCTGCACGTGAGTGCAAAAGACCTTGGAACCGGCAAGGAACAGTCTATATCCATCCAGAAACCAGGTGGACTCACAGATGCCGAGATAGAGCGCATGATCAAAGACGCGGAATTGCATGCCGAAGAAGACAGAAAGCGCAAAGAAGAAGTCGAGACCAGGAACAATGCCGAAGCCCTGATCAATGCTGCCGAAAAGACTCTGAAGGAAGCCGGAGATGCGGCTACAGAGGACCAGAAGTCAAAGGTAAACGCCGCAATTGACGACCTTAAAAAAGCTCTTGAAGGTAAGGACAGCGAAGAGATTAAGGCAAAAACCGAAGCTCTTCAGGAAGCTGTATATCCGATCTCCACTGCAATGTATCAGAAAGCCCAGCAGGCTCAACAGGCAGCAGGCGGAGCAGGAAGCGCAGATGCAAAAAGTCCTGATGAGACGGTCGTTGACGCCGATTATGAGGTAGTTGACGACGAAAAGCGTAAATAA
- the dnaJ gene encoding molecular chaperone DnaJ, translated as MATTRDYYEILGLSKDASPEDIKKSYRKLALKYHPDRNKETGAEEKFKEISEAYAVLSDPEKRSQYDRFGHAGINGQYSAEDIFRGADFGGFGDIFEMFFGGSSRRGRRGPRRGSDLQYDLYITFEEAAFGVRKDIDVPRTERCSNCSGTGAKPGTSPKRCPTCGGTGQIHTTRSGLGMQFVSTTTCSTCHGKGQVIESPCPVCSGTGRVRNTRKITVNVPAGADSGMSLRLSGEGDSGEPGAPPGDLYVVLHVMEHKLFKRVDYDVISELPISFTQAALGTDIMVDTLYGKVKMNIPAGTQTHSVFRLKGKGIQHLHGSRKGDQLVRVVIKTPTKLSHEQKELLRQFEALSSGKNPNGGEKGRHDKFTDKSKKSKGFFEKVKDAFES; from the coding sequence ATGGCCACAACGCGTGATTATTACGAAATTCTTGGGTTATCTAAAGATGCCTCACCCGAGGATATAAAGAAATCCTATCGAAAACTTGCATTAAAGTATCATCCTGACAGGAATAAGGAAACTGGGGCTGAGGAAAAGTTCAAAGAGATCTCTGAGGCTTATGCTGTGCTTTCAGATCCTGAGAAACGATCTCAGTACGACCGTTTCGGACATGCCGGAATAAATGGGCAGTACAGCGCAGAAGATATCTTCCGAGGTGCAGATTTCGGCGGCTTCGGGGATATCTTCGAAATGTTTTTCGGCGGAAGCAGCAGAAGAGGTCGCAGGGGGCCGAGGAGAGGATCAGATCTCCAGTATGACCTTTATATAACCTTTGAGGAAGCAGCATTTGGAGTCCGTAAAGATATTGATGTCCCGAGGACTGAAAGATGCTCTAACTGCTCCGGAACCGGGGCTAAACCCGGCACAAGCCCAAAACGCTGCCCAACATGCGGCGGCACAGGTCAAATTCACACCACACGCTCAGGATTGGGCATGCAGTTTGTAAGCACTACCACCTGTTCTACCTGTCACGGCAAGGGTCAGGTTATTGAATCTCCGTGCCCGGTCTGCAGTGGTACAGGTAGGGTTAGAAATACGAGAAAAATAACAGTAAACGTACCTGCAGGAGCTGATTCAGGCATGAGCCTGAGGCTTAGCGGAGAAGGTGATTCGGGAGAACCCGGAGCTCCGCCTGGAGATCTCTATGTAGTGCTTCATGTTATGGAGCATAAACTCTTTAAGAGAGTAGACTACGATGTAATCTCCGAGCTTCCGATCTCGTTTACTCAGGCTGCGCTCGGGACTGATATTATGGTAGATACCCTCTACGGCAAGGTCAAGATGAATATTCCTGCAGGGACTCAGACCCATTCCGTGTTCAGGCTTAAAGGCAAGGGTATCCAGCACCTGCATGGAAGCAGAAAAGGTGACCAGCTCGTCAGAGTTGTAATAAAGACCCCAACAAAACTCAGCCACGAACAAAAAGAACTTCTTCGCCAGTTTGAAGCACTGAGCAGTGGTAAAAACCCGAATGGAGGCGAAAAAGGCAGGCACGATAAATTTACAGATAAATCTAAAAAAAGTAAAGGATTTTTTGAGAAAGTAAAGGATGCCTTTGAGAGCTAA
- the trkA gene encoding Trk system potassium transporter TrkA — MKIIIIGAGEVGYHIAKALSPKNDVIIIEKAEEALKRADELDVLAIEGNGANAELLSRFLQDTDLLVAVTGLDEVNIVACMTAKLVTRSKPGWKDIKTIARVSNPDYIDSPVTSRAQVGVDLMICPELALASEVAEILSSPSAINAEMFAEGKVRMTEFAISPESKLVGKQMQDLRLADCCIVSAVFRDHEIIIPHGSDVIKANDHMVVVGKPEAMESLSSVFGSEIHHKNRVLIIGCGIVGFYLAKLIGKEENADLKIIEQKKSRCIEVAETLEGALILNGDGTDLNLLREENIENMDVVIAVTDSDEKNLLCALLAKQLGAKKVIARADRSDYLPLFEMVGIDMAVSPREATVNEVLKLTMGRGIQTLTTIEGERAEIIEYTASESSKIVGRPLNKVKFPRGALINMVVRGKETVVPRGDFVIENQDRVVIFSMSSAIPEIEKFFR; from the coding sequence ATGAAGATTATAATTATTGGCGCTGGGGAAGTAGGTTATCACATTGCAAAAGCCCTTTCCCCCAAAAACGATGTAATAATTATTGAAAAAGCTGAAGAAGCATTAAAAAGGGCAGACGAACTCGATGTCCTTGCTATAGAAGGAAATGGTGCAAACGCTGAACTTCTCTCAAGATTTCTTCAGGATACTGATCTGCTTGTGGCTGTGACCGGTCTCGATGAAGTTAATATTGTTGCCTGCATGACAGCGAAGCTAGTCACCCGAAGCAAGCCCGGATGGAAGGATATTAAAACCATTGCCAGGGTCAGCAACCCAGACTACATAGATTCACCTGTAACTTCCAGGGCTCAGGTTGGAGTCGATCTTATGATCTGTCCAGAGCTTGCGCTTGCTTCCGAAGTCGCTGAAATTCTATCAAGCCCGTCCGCAATAAATGCCGAGATGTTTGCTGAGGGAAAAGTTCGAATGACCGAGTTTGCAATAAGCCCCGAAAGCAAGCTTGTAGGAAAGCAGATGCAGGATCTCAGGCTTGCTGACTGCTGCATTGTAAGTGCGGTTTTTCGGGATCATGAAATAATTATTCCTCACGGAAGTGATGTTATAAAAGCAAATGACCATATGGTGGTTGTTGGTAAGCCTGAAGCTATGGAAAGCTTGAGCAGTGTTTTCGGGAGCGAAATACATCATAAAAATAGAGTTCTTATCATAGGCTGCGGAATTGTAGGTTTCTATCTGGCTAAGTTAATAGGCAAAGAAGAAAATGCTGACCTTAAGATTATTGAGCAAAAGAAGAGCCGCTGTATTGAGGTAGCGGAAACACTCGAAGGTGCTCTTATACTTAATGGGGATGGCACTGATCTCAACTTGCTCAGAGAAGAAAATATAGAGAATATGGATGTTGTTATTGCAGTCACAGACAGTGATGAGAAAAACCTTCTGTGCGCTCTGCTTGCAAAACAGCTAGGGGCAAAGAAAGTAATTGCCAGGGCTGACCGCTCGGATTATCTTCCTCTCTTTGAAATGGTCGGCATAGATATGGCAGTCAGTCCCAGGGAAGCGACTGTAAATGAAGTATTGAAGCTTACAATGGGCAGGGGAATACAAACCCTGACAACTATTGAAGGCGAAAGAGCAGAAATCATAGAATATACGGCTTCTGAAAGCTCTAAAATTGTCGGGAGACCGTTGAACAAAGTAAAGTTCCCAAGAGGAGCTCTCATCAATATGGTAGTTCGGGGAAAAGAGACTGTAGTCCCGAGAGGGGATTTTGTTATTGAAAATCAGGATAGAGTGGTTATCTTTTCTATGTCTTCTGCAATACCAGAAATTGAGAAATTTTTCAGATAA
- the trkA gene encoding Trk system potassium transporter TrkA: MKAVVIGAGEVGYHIAKFLSLTHDVIVVEKDEEVAQRADELDVQVLEGNGANADILSSILHDADILVAVTGVDEVNIVACMTAKLIIRSHPGWKETKTIARVSNPDYIDVPVTSRAQVGVDIMICPELALASEVAEVLSSPSAIDAQVFAEGKVQMMEFAIHPDNRLVGQQIKDLELDDCCIVSAIFRKNEVVIPHGDDAINANDHMVVVGKPRALEELGRIFGNGEPHRNKILLIGCGIVGFYLAKLIDKDENADLKIIEYRKSRCIEVAEMLENALVLNGDGTDVNLLREENIEDMDVVLAVTNSDEKNLLCALLAKQLGTKKVIARADRPDYVPLFEMIGIDMAVSPRQATVNEVLKLTMGRGIEKLATLEGEKAEIIEYTASRSSKIVGKSLDRVKFPKGALVTMVVHNDDTIIPRGDTVIREGDRVIIFALSSAVPAVEKFFK, translated from the coding sequence ATGAAAGCTGTAGTTATAGGGGCAGGCGAAGTTGGATACCATATCGCAAAATTTCTCTCTCTTACACATGATGTGATTGTTGTTGAGAAAGATGAGGAGGTTGCACAGAGGGCGGATGAACTTGATGTTCAGGTTCTGGAGGGAAATGGCGCAAACGCTGATATTCTCTCCAGTATCCTTCATGATGCGGATATTCTGGTCGCTGTCACAGGGGTCGATGAGGTCAATATCGTTGCCTGCATGACTGCAAAGCTTATAATAAGGTCCCATCCAGGTTGGAAAGAAACAAAGACAATCGCGAGAGTAAGTAACCCGGATTATATTGATGTGCCTGTAACTTCAAGGGCTCAGGTTGGAGTTGATATCATGATCTGTCCTGAGCTTGCGCTTGCTTCTGAGGTTGCTGAGGTGCTCTCAAGCCCATCAGCTATAGATGCGCAGGTTTTTGCCGAGGGAAAAGTTCAGATGATGGAATTCGCTATCCATCCAGACAACAGGCTTGTAGGGCAGCAGATAAAAGACCTCGAGCTTGATGACTGCTGCATTGTAAGTGCGATCTTTCGGAAAAACGAAGTAGTTATTCCTCATGGGGATGATGCTATTAATGCAAATGACCATATGGTAGTCGTAGGCAAACCCAGAGCCCTGGAAGAACTTGGTCGTATCTTCGGGAATGGAGAGCCCCACAGGAATAAAATTCTCCTTATAGGCTGCGGAATTGTAGGATTTTATCTTGCTAAACTGATTGATAAAGATGAGAATGCAGACCTCAAGATTATCGAGTACAGGAAAAGCCGCTGTATAGAAGTGGCTGAAATGCTGGAAAATGCCCTCGTTTTAAACGGGGATGGTACAGATGTCAATCTTTTGAGGGAAGAAAATATCGAAGATATGGACGTTGTGCTTGCAGTTACGAATAGCGATGAAAAAAATCTACTGTGTGCTCTGCTTGCAAAACAGCTTGGGACAAAGAAAGTAATTGCCAGGGCTGATCGTCCGGATTACGTGCCTTTGTTCGAAATGATTGGGATAGATATGGCAGTCAGTCCCAGGCAAGCAACAGTAAATGAGGTTTTGAAGCTTACAATGGGGAGAGGGATTGAAAAACTTGCCACTCTTGAAGGCGAAAAAGCCGAAATCATCGAGTATACAGCATCAAGAAGCTCAAAAATAGTCGGGAAGTCCCTTGATAGGGTCAAGTTTCCCAAAGGAGCGCTTGTTACAATGGTAGTCCATAATGATGATACTATTATACCTAGAGGAGATACCGTAATTCGGGAAGGAGACAGAGTAATAATCTTTGCTTTATCTTCCGCTGTTCCGGCTGTGGAGAAGTTTTTTAAGTAA
- a CDS encoding TrkH family potassium uptake protein, protein MNFRIVLYVLGGLLRLLGLFMIIPLGVAYYYGESLTPFLISILVTTITGFLLLSYKTEEEWMRKEGFAIVALGWLAAAIFGAIPFIMDGISPLNAFFESMSGFTATGSTILTDIESHPKSILFWRGMIMWLGGMGIIVLFIAILPKLGVAGRQLFRAEMPGPTEEKLKPRVRETAKILWIIYFVISFLQVIALMLAGVSLYDSLNLMFSTVSCGGFSNYALSVGAFNSPHIEYITALFTFIAGVNFALYYRAMFVDKNTLLKDEEFRFYTALILAASGLLTFLLWRDFGTNLSDSFRLAIFHVISVMTTTGLVTTDFNLWSDSAKMILIIVGFIGGCAGSTGGGIKVVRVLILLKHSRMELFKALHPRAIKGVKLNSKNVPEEIVNSIVSFVVIYLLIFVSSALVLSVLGMDIITSFTASIATLGNVGPGMNVVGPMGSFDSIPLLGKLVLIANMWIGRLEVYTVILLFTPEFWKK, encoded by the coding sequence ATGAATTTTAGAATTGTTTTATATGTGCTTGGCGGTCTGCTCAGGCTCCTGGGGCTTTTCATGATAATCCCTCTCGGAGTCGCATATTATTACGGGGAGAGTTTAACTCCTTTTCTGATTTCAATTCTTGTAACCACTATAACAGGCTTTCTCCTGCTCTCCTATAAGACCGAAGAGGAATGGATGCGCAAGGAAGGCTTTGCAATCGTTGCCCTGGGCTGGCTTGCAGCTGCCATTTTCGGAGCAATTCCTTTTATTATGGACGGAATCTCTCCTTTGAATGCGTTTTTCGAATCCATGTCAGGATTTACCGCTACAGGCTCAACAATTCTTACTGATATTGAAAGCCACCCTAAAAGCATTCTCTTCTGGAGAGGCATGATTATGTGGCTTGGGGGCATGGGTATTATCGTGCTTTTCATTGCTATCTTGCCCAAACTAGGGGTTGCAGGACGCCAGCTTTTCCGCGCTGAGATGCCCGGACCTACCGAGGAGAAGTTGAAGCCCAGGGTAAGGGAAACTGCAAAAATTCTCTGGATAATTTACTTTGTAATTTCTTTCCTGCAGGTTATCGCTCTTATGCTTGCAGGAGTCTCCCTATATGATTCACTTAATCTTATGTTTTCTACAGTGTCCTGTGGAGGTTTCTCCAATTACGCTCTGAGTGTTGGAGCATTTAACAGCCCTCATATAGAGTATATAACAGCATTATTCACTTTCATTGCCGGTGTAAACTTTGCCCTTTACTACCGAGCAATGTTTGTAGACAAAAATACCCTTCTTAAAGATGAAGAATTCCGGTTTTATACTGCCCTGATCCTTGCTGCAAGCGGGCTTCTCACCTTCCTGCTCTGGCGAGATTTTGGTACAAACCTTTCAGATTCATTCCGACTTGCAATCTTTCATGTAATCTCAGTTATGACAACTACCGGGCTCGTGACAACGGATTTCAATCTCTGGTCTGATTCTGCGAAAATGATACTTATTATAGTTGGGTTTATTGGAGGCTGTGCCGGCTCTACAGGCGGAGGCATCAAGGTTGTACGCGTTCTTATCCTTCTCAAGCACAGTAGAATGGAACTCTTTAAGGCCCTTCATCCGAGAGCCATAAAAGGCGTTAAATTAAACAGTAAAAACGTGCCCGAGGAGATTGTCAATTCCATAGTTTCATTTGTTGTCATTTATCTACTTATCTTTGTCTCAAGTGCCCTTGTTCTCTCTGTTCTGGGCATGGACATAATAACCTCGTTTACTGCGTCCATAGCTACGCTTGGTAATGTAGGACCAGGCATGAATGTCGTAGGCCCTATGGGCAGTTTTGATTCTATCCCCCTTCTCGGGAAATTAGTTCTGATTGCGAATATGTGGATTGGAAGGCTTGAAGTTTATACTGTAATTTTACTCTTCACTCCTGAGTTCTGGAAAAAGTGA
- a CDS encoding digeranylgeranylglycerophospholipid reductase, translated as MKDRYDVLVIGAGPAGSIAARNAAEKGLDVLLIEKRQEIGDPVRCAEGVSKECLKKHVEIDKMWICADLKASHIYAPDGTRIEMAEEISGGEVGYVLERKVFDRALAEQAARAGAEVRVKTRATDLILEDGFVRGAKLMHLGKTYDVRAKIVIGADGIESKVGRWAGIDTSLKPIDIETCTQYLIAGVDIAQDHCEFYVGNEIAPGGYIWIFPKGEGKANVGVGILGSRAGKFKPRPVDYLNSFMEKKFPDARIIEMVYGGVPVSGSIEKTSANGLMLIGDAARQSDPITGGGILNAMEAGKLAGEAAYAAISAGDVSFQKLEEVYEKRWRATIGHDIDMSLIVKNCFINLSDDDLNSLAHSLKDVKFDRMNLLDLLQALFKANKKLLWDLRVLFKDAAKEVAKNKI; from the coding sequence ATGAAGGACAGATACGATGTTCTAGTAATAGGAGCAGGTCCTGCAGGTTCCATTGCTGCGAGAAACGCAGCTGAAAAAGGGCTTGATGTACTTCTAATTGAAAAACGCCAGGAGATAGGCGATCCTGTACGCTGTGCCGAAGGCGTGAGCAAAGAATGCCTCAAGAAACATGTGGAAATTGACAAAATGTGGATTTGCGCGGACCTTAAAGCTTCTCACATCTACGCCCCAGACGGTACAAGGATAGAGATGGCAGAAGAAATCTCTGGTGGAGAAGTAGGCTATGTCCTTGAGAGAAAAGTGTTTGACAGGGCACTTGCAGAACAGGCTGCCCGTGCGGGGGCTGAAGTAAGAGTAAAAACCCGAGCAACTGACCTCATACTCGAGGATGGTTTCGTCAGGGGAGCCAAACTAATGCATCTGGGAAAAACATATGACGTGCGTGCCAAGATAGTTATAGGTGCTGACGGAATCGAATCAAAGGTGGGTCGATGGGCAGGCATCGATACTTCCCTGAAGCCCATAGACATAGAAACCTGTACCCAGTACCTGATAGCTGGAGTGGATATAGCCCAGGACCATTGCGAGTTTTATGTAGGAAACGAGATTGCACCGGGTGGTTATATATGGATCTTTCCTAAGGGCGAAGGCAAAGCCAATGTAGGGGTTGGTATCCTCGGAAGCAGGGCAGGAAAATTCAAGCCAAGGCCTGTAGACTACCTTAACAGCTTTATGGAAAAGAAATTTCCCGATGCTAGAATTATTGAGATGGTTTATGGGGGAGTCCCGGTATCTGGCAGCATTGAGAAAACGTCGGCTAACGGTCTAATGCTAATCGGGGACGCTGCCCGTCAATCCGACCCGATCACAGGCGGCGGAATCCTGAACGCTATGGAAGCAGGGAAGCTTGCAGGTGAAGCTGCATATGCGGCTATTTCCGCAGGGGACGTTTCCTTCCAGAAACTTGAAGAGGTTTATGAGAAGCGCTGGAGAGCGACCATAGGGCATGATATTGACATGAGCCTCATAGTAAAGAATTGCTTTATCAACCTGAGTGACGATGACCTGAACTCCCTTGCCCATTCCCTGAAAGATGTAAAATTTGACAGAATGAACCTTCTCGATTTATTACAGGCTCTCTTTAAAGCCAATAAAAAACTGCTCTGGGACCTTCGAGTCCTTTTCAAGGACGCCGCAAAAGAAGTAGCAAAAAATAAAATATAA
- a CDS encoding 4Fe-4S binding protein, whose amino-acid sequence MSIEINRYKCGYCGACVGVCPKGALELVETWVEVDESTCMACGICDRICPVGAIEVMK is encoded by the coding sequence GTGAGCATCGAGATAAACCGATATAAATGTGGATATTGTGGTGCCTGTGTGGGAGTCTGCCCTAAGGGAGCACTCGAACTTGTAGAGACATGGGTCGAAGTAGATGAAAGCACGTGCATGGCATGCGGGATATGCGATCGCATCTGCCCTGTGGGAGCAATTGAGGTAATGAAATGA
- the cofC gene encoding 2-phospho-L-lactate guanylyltransferase has protein sequence MKAVIPYKKAGAKSRLSPVLSQEEREELVELMLNQVIDTLKEAGIETIDILSPSMYGLENMTKATVLLDRNDLNEALNWYLEQAEEPVMIVMADLPLLSPDHVKGITSTEGDVCIVPGKGGGTNVLFIKNPSGYRVRYYGSSFLTHCSIAEEAGQNVEIYDSFLAGIDIDEPEDLVELLIHGSGASKEYISKKFRLEISRGRVRLAPV, from the coding sequence ATGAAAGCCGTAATCCCCTATAAAAAAGCCGGTGCAAAATCCAGATTATCACCTGTCCTGAGTCAGGAAGAGAGAGAAGAACTTGTGGAACTGATGTTGAATCAGGTAATAGATACCCTTAAGGAAGCCGGAATAGAGACTATTGATATTCTCAGTCCTTCGATGTATGGACTTGAGAACATGACGAAAGCCACTGTGCTTCTGGATAGAAACGACCTCAATGAGGCTCTTAACTGGTATCTGGAGCAGGCTGAGGAGCCGGTTATGATTGTTATGGCTGATCTTCCCCTTCTGTCTCCAGATCATGTTAAAGGGATAACTTCAACTGAAGGAGACGTTTGCATCGTCCCGGGAAAAGGTGGGGGCACAAATGTATTGTTTATCAAAAATCCTTCAGGCTACAGGGTCAGGTACTACGGTTCAAGTTTCCTGACTCATTGTTCGATTGCGGAAGAAGCAGGGCAGAATGTTGAGATTTACGACTCTTTCCTTGCAGGTATAGATATAGATGAACCCGAAGACCTGGTAGAACTGCTTATACATGGAAGCGGAGCTTCGAAAGAGTATATTAGCAAAAAATTCAGGCTTGAGATTAGCAGAGGAAGAGTAAGGCTGGCTCCGGTATGA